CCAAGCCCTCCTCGCTCCTTTCAGTGCGTGATCAGTTCACCTAtaaagtacgaagtacagtatacgaagtacgtacatgcTTTATTGCAAGgcgacgaccgacgacgaaTGGGCTTTGCGTTTGCCGGCGCGCAAACACACCACCGCCAAAAATCCGAGTCAGCCATTTCCGGGCCAGTCTGCCTGAAACGGAGCGCTTGTCCTGTCTGTCCCGTCGCAACGGCCGCAACAACCCACCtacctccccccccccgcggaGGTCAAAATCCTACCCCAACATTTCGGATCTGATAACGGGGCTCAGCTTCGGATCCCTTCCcggcctctctctctggcGGCAGCAAATTAGTTAGCGGCCTGCAAAATTATTTTCTCCCGCAGCACACACCACGCGCgtgccccagcccgccgagTGGGTTTCGTGGGCTAGCAGTACTTGAGAGGATCCTGACGACTAACCCATCAGTCATCGACGGGTTgacccccccctttttttttcttccccttctcGGTCTGTGCCGTATATAGTGCAAGGGCTCGCGCCGAATCGGCCTCCATCACCGGGCCATGTCGCCCCCTTcggccgccaacgtcgcccccccgccctcttcctcctcctccttgctcCCACGcccaggcgcagcagcagcagcagcagctccgccgcgcATGCCAGTCAAGCAAAAGATGGCCGTCTCGCTCAAGTCTCTCATGTCGTCGGTGCTGGGCCGGGGCTCCGGGTCCGGCTCCGGGTCCGGCCCCCCCGGGGTCACGGAGCTGTTCGCCAAGACGGACccggcgcgcgacggcgacgagtgcCTGCACGACTGCGACAGCTGCACCGTGCGCTACCCGCGCGGCTTCAAGATCGATGAGGACGACCTCATGTACGGCCACGTCAAGGGCTGGAGCACCcacctgctcgtcggcaccggcaagacCGACTGGGTGCgcgacgtggccgacgagaagGGTAGCGTCATGGAGGCTATAAACAAGGCGGATGCGCCCACCAACGGGGTGAGTTtttttcctcctccttctttcCGCTTTTCGTCATGGTGTTGTTGtcattgctgctgctgctgctgctgctttctGGTTGGAGTGGGACGGGGGGCAGAGTCGGGAAAAATTGTGTGAGtgagcatcatcatcatcatcatcatggtggtgatggctcACATAGCCTCATTCTCAaccctcacctcacctcacctcaccttcAACTCACCTTCaactcacactcacacacatCACAACTCACTCACCTCAAAAACACCCCCCATGTGTAGCCACCTCGCTGACCTTCTCCTCCCGCAGCGACTCATGCTCTCCGCCTCCAACATGCCCACCCCCCACGACACCAGCGACTACTCGGAGCCCACCACCGTCCTCCTCCTACCCGCCTTCACCCTCGTCGACAGCGTCCACCCCCGCAACGTCCCCACCCTCATCGCCGAGCTCATCAGCCGCGCGCCCACAAACACCTCGCCCCTGGGCAacacgacgccgctgccgcgctcCATACCCAGCCCGCAGcatccctcctcctcctcctccccctccgtcaTCCCCGACCTACTCACCCGCCCCTGCCCCCACAGCGCCGTCATCCTCATGTGCAGCCAGAAGACGCGCGACGCCCGCTGCGGCCAGAGTgccccgctgctgcgcaaggagctcgagcgccACCTCCGGCCCCTCGGCCTGTACCGCGACCTGCACGACGAGCGGCCCGGTGGCGTCGGCATCTACTTCATCagccacgtcggcggccacaAGTACTCGGCCAACGTCATGGTGTACCGCCGGCCCAACGCCTTTGgccaggacgaggaggaggaggatgagcagAATTCCGCCTCGGATGCCCACCATCCCAACGGAAccgccaacggcaacggcaacggcgtggcgaacggcaacagcagcagcgccaacggcaagcccggcgacggcgacagtGACACTAgcgccggccttggcgccgggcAGTGCATCtggctcgcccgcgtcaAGCCCGAGGACTGCGAGAACTTGGTCCGCTATACGGtcctcaagggcaaggtggTCAAGCCCGAGACCCAGCTGAGAGGCGGCTTCGACCGCGTCAAGGGCCTGACGAGCTGGTAGAAGGGACGGACATCGAGAAAACCTGAGCAGACCATGGAAGTGCAGGAcgcgtgccgccgccgccgagaatTACGACGATAGAACGAGACATCTAATACGCTGGAAAGATGGGGGCGTAGAATCAGGAGGGGGGGCTTGCTACACACATAGATACCAAATACAAAGGAACAGCATCATGACCCAAGCAAACCAGTGGCGGCTTTTCACTGCCGCAGCCACTTCGTCATAGTACCGGGTGAGCAAATGAGACCGTTCAAGTCCACCCGGGACCAGTCTCTAGTCTTGAGTCTCTCTAGATGCGTGACGATTCCTATCTTGCCGGGCCTGATGGTATGCATACCAGGCATGTCATCGCAAGGTCACGCACGCAAAGGGAAAGGCCAGCAAATAAGTTTGGGGGACAAAAGGAGAAGTTGTCTCATGGTAAGGAAATAACGAAGTCCTGCCAGACTAAAGGAGAAAATGCCCCTAGATGCCTCCCCCCTTTACCGCGCATCATGCCCACACGGCCTTCAGCACCTGTTTCGCCAAGCCTCAGGGATTCTTCAAGtccacgctgctgctctgcaaCCACGGGTCCACATTGTCCCATGTTCAACAAGGGATTTCTCTCAATGACAAACAGATGGGGGTGGGTAAACGGGAAAGGGGAGGCCAATCACGGGACGTCTAGGCGCTCTTCGACGAGAGGACAGAGTCGACCTCGTTGTCCGAGTCGGGGGGGCACTCATCGTCTGCAGACTCGGTGCTCGGCTTGTCACTGTccgggctggccgtcgcggtgggagtggtggtggactCGGCGCCGGTGGTAGGGGTGGCGGAGTCGGTCTCGTCTACGACGcactcgtcctcctcggccttgtcctcctcggtcttgtcctcctcctcaggGAGGCactcgtcatcctcggcgctgggctcctcctccttgtcaTCGACgcactcgtcgccgtcctcgccgtcggcagaGGGCGTCGTGGTCTCGCTCccggtgctgctgggcgtGCCGGAGGGAGTCTTCTTGCCGGGAACATTGGGGCCAGGCATGCCAGAGGGAGGCTGCTTGCTGGGAACATTGCCGCCGGGGATCTCAGTGTCGGAAGGGCCGGAGGGCGTGCTTCCAGGCGtcgaaggggaggaggaggagtcgtcACCGACCGGGCCCTTTCCCTTGGTGCCCGGCACCTTGGGGGTGGACGAGCCCGGAGAACCGTCCTTGTCAGGGTACGAGCCGATGGGAGTCTTGCCACGACCTGGCGCCttgggcgaggacgggccGTTGCCTGGGGTGCTGGAGGAGTCTTGGGGCGGGGaagagctgccgccgcattGACCCTGCTCGCAAGCCGTTTCGGTTTCGTTTTCGATGTTGACGTTGGTCTTGCGGCTGGACTCGCTCGAAGTGGACGTCTTGCGGTAGGAAGAGTCACCGCTATGGACCTTTCCGCTGGGAGTCTTGgacttgccgcccttgccgggGACCTTTGAGGGCCGAGTCGGGCGGGTGTTGTCAGGGTACTTGCCAGAGCCACCAGGGGTCGGCgagttgtcgtcgtcatgagAGGTCAcaggctcgccgccctgaGAGGGCTCCTCATCATCGGGGGAAGAGGAACCAGGCTTCGCGGGAGAGGGGCGGTCGCCCTTGTTGCCAGGCTTAGCCGGAGAGAAAGGGCCCTGGGGACGGGCATCTCCACTGGTAGGCTTGGCCGGGCGGGAGGGCCCATTGGGGCGATCGCCtccctggcctggcttgcCCGGGGTAGGGACCCCTTCGTTGTCGGCATCTTGGCCCCTCGTGGGGGGAGAAGCGTCGCTTCCGTCGGAGCCCGTGGAAGGGTAAGGCCCGGGGCGAGGCGAAGAGCTGTCGCCATCCGAGCCGTCAGTGGGCATCTTACCTGGAACCTTGGATCCGTCCTGGCCGGGGGTCTGGCTACCGTTGGGACCAGTGGGCTTGTTTTCAGTGCCCggcatgccgtcgtcgccctcgcacTCATCGTCATCTCCGGCATCgtccgtcttgccgccgtcctcggcctcgtcctcggcctcgcacTCGTCCGCATCACCTCCTTCGCCTCCCTCAGAAGACTCCTCGCCAGGGGCAGGGCCGCTGGGCTCCTCGCCACCATCGGCGGGCTCCTCAGGAAGGCACTCATCCTCTCCCTGGCTGTCGGTGGGGGAGCCAGACTGCGTGGGAGCGGGCGTGGAAGCAGAGATGGTGCTGGTCGGCGCACCGGGGACCTGCGGCTTAGACTCCTCTCCGGAACCGGGCTGGCCGTCTTCCCCCTTGCCGGAGCCATCCTGCtccttcttgttcttctcgtcgccgtcctggccATCCTCGGCCAGGATCTCACAAGTGTCTTCATCGACCACGCCCGGCTCCCCGTCTTCTCCCTTGGTaccggacgacggcggcggcggcggcgacgacgtagGCCCCTTGGCAGCCTGGTCAATATTGTTGTCGACCTCCGGAACGGGGGGAACGTTCAAGCCTCCGGCGCCGGGAGCGCCACTGCCCGGCGCGTGCATCGCCGGGGCAGAAAGGGCGAGGGTGGCCCAGGAGGCGACGAGTGCCTGGGAGAACTTCATGGCTAGATATAAGACTGTACGAAGATGTAGAGAGATATCAAGGGATGGAATAAAGAAAAAAGGGGTAGCCCTTTGAGAACCCTCAACTGCTACTTCAGGCGTGGGCTCAGGCTACGAAGCTTCGTCGTGTGTTTCGCCCGGGAGGCTTTATGTGTACAAAATAAGGAACGAGTGTGGTTTTCCCGGATCAAACAACGGTGCAACTCAGTTTCAAAACCCCCCGAGAAATGGATTTCTTCTCGGACACGAGATGGGAACATTGACTAAATAACCGGCCAAGGTCGACCGATCCGGAGCCACGGCCGTGACCAGCAGCGCGTAACGGAACCAAGGAGGGCCCCGGCACGGCCGCATGAGAAGCCCACTGGAGTTTGGCAATCTTGATGAGACGATACCATGTCACCCATATATTTTCCCCCTTCGCCGTGGCCGTTTTTGTTCCCTTCCCAGGCGAGGTTCGGAGTTTGTGCGTGCGCGTGTAGGCATAATGTTGATGAGATGGGAGGTaacccggggggggggggcgtggcaTTGATGggccccgggggggagggggatcAGAGTCAAAGCGACGACCACGtcgggacggacggacgcatTGCTCAACATGAATCAGTCACAACTTAAAGtttaaaaataaaaaaaaattaaCCAAGCCCGCATAAACACATCCACAATGAGCTCGGGACTGCGTGCATGCGTACGTGCGCGCGGTGCTACGTAATAaagcgccgtcgccccaaGAACATGAAGGGGGTTCATGCGCAGGCCATGCTTTATTGTTCTCATCTTGGGATACATACTGCTACTATGGACGGTGCGCCTTGGCGACGGAGATATAGTAGTATGCAGCTTATTAGTGAgtgcatcgtcgtcatcaacaatggggtgcgtgcgtgcggtgccgccgacggggcggccATTGCCTACCTCAAAGGAAACGGGTCTTATCCCTTACGTTGTGCTCATCAGTAGGTCcatgtgtatgtatgtatgctcTCCCCAGGCGAGGGCACGGAAATCGAAGCGTAGGTAACTTACCCCCCCTCTTACAAGAGAGCCTAGACATCGTCGAAACCGAGCAAGAGCCGGGTGTGGCACACATTTGCTTTGCTTCAATgctggccgacatggacTTGCATGTTACAGCTCATCTGATGATGTTCAATCCATAGGAGGCATCATCCCCGATATTGAGGGCTCTCTGTCATCTTTATCGGATGGACAAAAGCACGCACCCGCATGCACGCCGCCATACCCCTGACTTGCGCAGGGACACACAAAGTGCTTCAATgggccctcctcgtcccccgGTCGTACCCATCCATACGAAAGAGTACCAGCGTCACCAACAAGCAAGTGTCCTTGGTCGAATGAGGTGATGAGACCCATTTCACTCGCACGCGGACTTTAACGTTAACAGCCAGTACGTGGTGCAATGTCAGAGCCAGAGAGGTGCGCGCGCATACGGACAGGGGAGCGAGTGGGATGGCATGACTCGCTATACTAGGATAATATACTGTACCAAAATACCACATGCGACGGCTTTCTAAACCATCAGCAGCAGTGTCTCCTCATCTTCatggtaggtaggtactgaTTTGATTCGcagagagtgagtgagtgatgCGAGGATCGTGGCTCAGTCGGGGGCCCGCCGTGAAGAAGTGGGATATATGAGCCGAGATTACGGGGAGCAATGCATGCCCTTTCCCCTtctccgtcatcatcatccttTGTTGTGGTCACGGAGTAGCACGCGGATGTAGGCAAGGGACGAGAGCTGAGGGGACCCCCCCCCACGTTGTGTTCGTCGTCCCACGGCGAGATACCAGCTCGGCATGGCAGCACGCTACATGATGTTCCCTCCTGGTCCCATAGAGTACTATTATTACCACTGCCGCTACCGGCGCACGACCCCTTGGATGATGAGAATTTATTTATTTCTGTAGATACAACGAGTGACCGCGGACACGGATACCAaaatctctctctctctctctctctctctctctctctctctctctctctctctctctctctctctctctctctctctctctctctctctctctctctctctctctctctctctctctctctctctctccgagTGTCTTCTTCTCACTGTCTGTCCGTTGCTGAGACTTCCCCATCTACAGCCTTTCGGTCATCCGCGTCGCCTCCTGCATCATGTCGCGCAGTGTCTGCCTCGCGTCCTCGCGGCTCATGCCCTCGAGCCTTCTCTCCAGCTTGCGCTCCCACCAGCCCTGGGCCGACGTCGTGCCCTCCAAACCCcagccgtcctcctcctcctcctcctcctccttcttcttcttcgtaGTAGTATTGGTAGCAGAAGCGGTAGAAATAGCCTCCGTCACACGCCGCATCTCCGCCGCGGTCTCTGCCTTGTCTAGCATGGCGAGAATTTGGCGGCAGATGGACTCGCGGgaagggcgcggcggcgaggggcggTTCTTTCTCGCCCGGCCCTGGTTCCAGTCCCGGCGCGAAGccttgtcgctgccgtcgacgccgtcgtcatctgtCGAGTGAGATTCGTGCTCAggggacgacgatggcctgAGGCGCGAGGCGCCTGTCCCGAAGACTTCGCCCCagccctcgcgctcctccttgtcctcggtCCACGCGGGTGAGTCGCGACGGCCGCTCCGTGTCCAGTTCCGCGACGGCGATCCTTCGGGGGGGTCCTCGTCCCATCCACCGCCTGAGCGAATGGGCCAGTTCTCATCACTGTCATCGTCGCAACCCCCCTGGttctcggcgatgacgcgcgACATACACATGATCAGGTTCTCCACGGACTCAATCTGCCGCACAACCAATTTCTCTTCCTCTGCAAACTCTTCCTtgagggccagcagctcgtcgcgcttCATCCAgcgcggcaccgccgcggccatgaaATAATCCCACTCCCTGTTGAGCGTAGCCCGATCGTCTAGGAGCACGCCCGGTTGGAGGGGCAAGGAGGGCTCCGACCagccgagcagctcctcgggcTTCCAAATGCCCAGCCTCTGCTTCAGAAACGCCTGCGGCCCGGCCCGAAAATCGAGCCactcgcggcgctgcagtcCCACGGTGTACGTttcccgctgccgctcgctTAACCGCCGGCGCGACTCCAGCCCCTGCTTGAGCTTGCAGAGCAGCTTGAGCGTGGCGAGACATTGCTTGTGGAAGGCCGAGGggtcgccgcgcccgtccgatggcgacggtgacggtggtgatggcgacggcgacgacgacgtcactGCCGCGTCCGacgtcgtgtcgtcgtctggtAGTTTGACGGTGGCGTGGCTCCGGCGCGAGGTGAACATGGCCCGACGGTTCCTCTCGAAGTCCTCAATTACGGCGTCGACCAGCGTGTCTTTGAGCGGCCCCTGGTTGCTGCCGATGAAGTCGAATGGCGCAGGCCGTCGGGTTGGCGGACGGGGCGTCTCGCTGCTCTCCGCCTTGGAATCGTAGAGTAGGTCCGAGGGCGGCTCACTGACGGTTGCCGCCGTGGAGGGCTccgaggcgccgcggcgcttgCGATCGTCGGTATATTGCTTCATGGCGTGGTGTATTTGGGGTTACGTGAACGGCGTTGGATGTAGTGGTAGTAGCGttgctgtctgtctggctcGCTGCGTCGTGTTGCTTGCGGCTATCTATGCCAAGTAAAGTACGCGGCGCTGTGTCTTGCTTGTCCTTGAGGTTTGATAATGGAGAAGAGTTGTCTCTACCGCCGGGGAAAACACGCGGATTCTTCTGCTTTTATACATTTCGAGAGTCTGTAAGCTCATCATTGCAGTGTCCACGTCATGTGTGTACGTCGctgatgtggtggtggcgcttGCTCCATGACACGGGCTCCGTGGATGGACAAACACGACAACGGATGGAGGGGATGGCTCGCTCGGTTGCTCGCTCggttggcggtggtggtggtgactcGAACTTTGTTTGTTGTACacgggagaggaggggtTCCCAGGCCACCCACACCGGCTGTGATGCACTTGCGCTTCAATTTACGCTGCGCCTTTCTATGTAACTAATTTGCCTGTGTCGCTCATGTCCCAAGAATTCATCATGTACCTATCCATCGCTTGCGCCGGTCAGTCAGACTGCGTCAGTTCATACGTGTGCATCCCAGGTTCGTGATGCGATGCCCGTTATATGCCAAGCGGGCGGATATCCAAGAAGTTGCTCCTACTATGTCCGCTCTCGCACATCCATGCTCGTAGCTGTCATTACCTTTTTCTCCAAAACCCCGTGCACGCGGGGGATATATAGCCGCCATGCGCGGGAAACGTTTGTCCCGCGATGctgtgtcgtcgtcgtcatcgtcaacatgCCCATACCATGCCATGCCCCCTCATCCAACCCGTGCGGTACCCCGCGGACTGACGTCCccatcgctgccgctgctgccgccgccgcctccagacGCGCTCCATCGACTCTAATCGAGACGACAAAATCGCATGCTCCTGTGACAGCGGCGACAAaggaggggcgggcgcgctcgtGCCGCGGGGTCAGGGATTATCCACCAGAGAATCAGAGCCGCTGCTCCGGCTAGACGCCGACGTGACGCTCAGGTCTCTCCTCGCCGTGTGCACCAGCTTCCAGATGCCAAAGGACACGAGCGCCAGGATGGCGAagaggacgatgatgatgatggcgatgacatGGTTTCGCTgcaccatgacgacggcgggggtGGGCCTCGTGGGCCGCGGTCTCTGCCTCGAGGGGTCGCGGGGTGCTTTAATAAGTATGTATGTCGGCCGGTGTCGATCgtgcaaggcaaggcaaaggCAAGGGTCGTCCTCCGGTCGCGTGGGCCAAGAGCGTTGCCGCTGGGTTGGACTGGAATGTGCCGAGAAGGGATGaaagatggcgtcgccgttgtgAGGCTGCGAAGGCGAGTTGGGTCAGCATTGGGTCCAGTCGAACAAAGAGACAATCCAATAATACAATGAATGGCCACATACATACCAGTCGGCGGTGTTgcgggtggtgggcgtgaCGGGCAGTCAAGTcagtcggcgccgtgcaCAGCGAATTGTTTGTACAGAGCCTCTCTCTTCTACTCAGTTCAAGAGAAATATCAAATCATGTGCTTTGGATGGCGGAGACGAGGAATGAGGAATGcaacgggcgaggcggcgctgcctgcctgcctacctgccgCAGCGGCGCTGATATACTGGTTGCCCCGCCACCGACTTTACGGACGCATTGGAGAAAAATCCGTGTCGGGGGCCCGAGTCAATAAAATGGCAAGGCTGGGTATTAATAAGGTGGGTGGGCTGAGttgcgctgccgctggtgtgCTCCACTGCCTTTGTTAGTGGCCGCGTGCCGTCGCCAGGGGCAAAGCAAACCACCTGCACACCAGCAGGGGCACCGGACGGCACAGGCACAGTGGAGGGGGTGATAGCCTCCACCGAGAAGCTAGGGGCACATGGCACCCACACCGCGCCGGGGGCGGCCTCAGCTTCCGGCCTGCTACCTCCACTGCCAGTGGAGTGGAGTACGCCCTGGGAGAGCTCACCCGCGCCGCTCAACCCCAACCTCGCCCATTTAACCAACGTCATTGGCCCGTGCATCTTGCTGCTCTCTTtaccatcgccgcctcgggcaaCGGTCCCTCATCAGACATCACCCCATTGCCGCCCATCGGTATTGTGGCCAAGTGATGCACGTATTGCAGACTCCGGCTTGGTCAACTACAGAATATCGCCAGGGGAAGCAGAAACCCCAAATCGTACACATCCACCTCGCCCCCCATCCCCGTCCATCCGCCGCGTCTCGCACGCGGTCGCCGGTTGCAAAGACGGCCAAACACACCCAAAACAAGCCTTCCTTCAGTTTCTACGCGAAGTAGCCAGACCCCTAGCCCAACGTGATCAAAGCATCAAACACCGGCCATGTCTCCCTGCCCACAGCCACGTCCCGCATACAACCTCGCACCGCGACGCTCGCTCAATCAGTTGCCAATCTGCTCTCGTCCCTAATGATCTTGACGTGTCGCTCGTAGAATTGAAGCATCTGACCCAACCAGTCAGCAATGCGGCAACGTGGCGGCTATGTGTGCGCCTTCTCTTTGTCTCACCTTTTGCGGGCACTTTTTATAGATGACCGACGTGTCGTGCTTGGTCTTGCTGCCGTTCTTCCAGATGAGGTAGACGACCAGCTTGCCGTTGCCCTCGTCTTCGCAGGCGTCAATCGACTCGATCTCGTCCTCCCACGATCCCGCAGGCGGACTCCACTTCTTCGCACTGGCGGGCGGTGTCGACTCCGCAGGGTGGCCAGCGGCACCGTTCTTTCGCGAGCGCTTTGGCGCTGTCGTGGCCCCAGTTGATGCGCGGCCACGCTTCttgcctcgcgccgccttctccgtctcctcAAAGATACTATCGCGACCGCCAATCGACTTGAGGTACTCCTCGAGAATCTCGGATGCCGATTCCCTGCAGGGTGAGCTGCGTCAGCCAAGGTCTCAGAACGTTCTCAGCGAGCTGCGGGGAGGCCTCACAGCAAGTTATCCTCAGGCTCCCACGTCATGTCCGACTTTTTCTCCCATCCTTCCCACTTGACGAGAAACTTAAGTGATCCCTACACGCGGAAAACATAAGCAACAGGCGTGGGTGGAGCTAGAGGCCAATTGCGGTTGAATTGCAAGCCACATACATCGTCGTCAATCATGTGCTTCGTGACGGCTTCCACGATGAACCTGCAAGCTGTGAGCTGACGCTCGACCCGACCATCAGCGGGGGTTCTGGTCGTACTCGTCCTCTTCGAGGTCTTCGGCGGCCTCaccgtcgtcctcttcgtcaccctcgtcgtctgcacCCGCGCCATTCACGGGACCTCCATTGGCGctcggctcgtcgtcgtcgctggcaaAGTCATCTTCGGCTGAGTTGGAGTTGGAAGCGCGGATGGGGATTCCGGGCTGCTCAAAGTCGGATTGCTCGTCATCACTGAGAGCTGTCCTGGTATTAGCAGAGCGTTTCGGTCGTGCCATGTCTGCAAAATTCAGAGAGGCGaggtcggcagcagcaggaacgACGGTAACGGAGAAGGGGCAAGGGCTGCGGGGTGGTGTAAGGGCCAAGTGCGCTCAACTTCAACAGCCGGTGCACGTTTTGCTGCGTTGCTGCGCTGCCATGTAGACAGCCTCAGGCCAACAATGGAGCGTGGTACAAGAGACGGAAAGCGCAACCTGCTG
This sequence is a window from Purpureocillium takamizusanense chromosome 8, complete sequence. Protein-coding genes within it:
- a CDS encoding uncharacterized protein (COG:S~EggNog:ENOG503P2FS) yields the protein MSPPSAANVAPPPSSSSSLLPRPGAAAAAAAPPRMPVKQKMAVSLKSLMSSVLGRGSGSGSGSGPPGVTELFAKTDPARDGDECLHDCDSCTVRYPRGFKIDEDDLMYGHVKGWSTHLLVGTGKTDWVRDVADEKGSVMEAINKADAPTNGRLMLSASNMPTPHDTSDYSEPTTVLLLPAFTLVDSVHPRNVPTLIAELISRAPTNTSPLGNTTPLPRSIPSPQHPSSSSSPSVIPDLLTRPCPHSAVILMCSQKTRDARCGQSAPLLRKELERHLRPLGLYRDLHDERPGGVGIYFISHVGGHKYSANVMVYRRPNAFGQDEEEEDEQNSASDAHHPNGTANGNGNGVANGNSSSANGKPGDGDSDTSAGLGAGQCIWLARVKPEDCENLVRYTVLKGKVVKPETQLRGGFDRVKGLTSW
- a CDS encoding uncharacterized protein (SECRETED:SignalP(1-17~SECRETED:cutsite=ALS-AP~SECRETED:prob=0.1432)), whose product is MKFSQALVASWATLALSAPAMHAPGSGAPGAGGLNVPPVPEVDNNIDQAAKGPTSSPPPPPSSGTKGEDGEPGVVDEDTCEILAEDGQDGDEKNKKEQDGSGKGEDGQPGSGEESKPQVPGAPTSTISASTPAPTQSGSPTDSQGEDECLPEEPADGGEEPSGPAPGEESSEGGEGGDADECEAEDEAEDGGKTDDAGDDDECEGDDGMPGTENKPTGPNGSQTPGQDGSKVPGKMPTDGSDGDSSSPRPGPYPSTGSDGSDASPPTRGQDADNEGVPTPGKPGQGGDRPNGPSRPAKPTSGDARPQGPFSPAKPGNKGDRPSPAKPGSSSPDDEEPSQGGEPVTSHDDDNSPTPGGSGKYPDNTRPTRPSKVPGKGGKSKTPSGKVHSGDSSYRKTSTSSESSRKTNVNIENETETACEQGQCGGSSSPPQDSSSTPGNGPSSPKAPGRGKTPIGSYPDKDGSPGSSTPKVPGTKGKGPVGDDSSSSPSTPGSTPSGPSDTEIPGGNVPSKQPPSGMPGPNVPGKKTPSGTPSSTGSETTTPSADGEDGDECVDDKEEEPSAEDDECLPEEEDKTEEDKAEEDECVVDETDSATPTTGAESTTTPTATASPDSDKPSTESADDECPPDSDNEVDSVLSSKSA
- a CDS encoding uncharacterized protein (TransMembrane:1 (o6-27i)~EggNog:ENOG503P4Q4~COG:B), producing the protein MVQRNHVIAIIIIVLFAILALVSFGIWKLVHTARRDLSVTSASSRSSGSDSLVDNP
- a CDS encoding uncharacterized protein (EggNog:ENOG503P4Q4~COG:B) codes for the protein MFLFNQLRATFTRSANMPPALSDDEQSDFEQPGIPIRASNSNSAEDDFASDDDEPSANGGPVNGAGADDEGDEEDDGEAAEDLEEDEFIVEAVTKHMIDDDGSLKFLVKWEGWEKKSDMTWEPEDNLLESASEILEEYLKSIGGRDSIFEETEKAARGKKRGRASTGATTAPKRSRKNGAAGHPAESTPPASAKKWSPPAGSWEDEIESIDACEDEGNGKLVVYLIWKNGSKTKHDTSVIYKKCPQKMLQFYERHVKIIRDESRLATD